Below is a genomic region from Streptosporangium album.
CGTGACGGAATTGCTCCCATATTTGGCTACAAAGAGAGCCAAATGGGCCTAGAGTCCGCGCATGTGAGTGAGAGTTCCATCCTCCCCGTACGCGGACGCGCCGTCCGACCCTCCGGCCGGCACCGCAGGCCCGTGCCCTCCCAGCTCCCACCCGAGGCACCCGCCCTGGTGCTGACCACGCTCGGCGACGCGACAGGCGCCGCCGCCGAGCTGGCCGCCCTCATCCGGGGCGACCATCCGCAGATCGAGGTCCACCTGGCCGGTCTCGGCGAGGACGGCAAAGCGCTGACCGCCGGGCTTGAGGCGGCCGCCCGCGAGCGTCCCGAGGACGGCGTCGCCGCCATCGTGGTACCGCTCCTGACCGGACCGCACCCGGTCGCGGACCGGCTGATCGCCGCCACGGTCGCCGCCAGCGGGGCATCGGTGACGGTCACCGAGCCGCTCGGGCCACACCCGCTGCTCGCCGAGGCCCTGCACATCCGCCTGGCCGAGAAAGACCTGGCGAGGGCGGACCGGATGCGGCTGCTCAACGTCTCCAGCCCGGTCGACGCGGTGATCCTCGCCACGGTCGGCGGCGAGAACGCCGCGGTGGAGGCGCAGTCGACAGCGGTGCTGCTGGCCTCCCGGCTGACGCTCCCCGTCCTGGTCGCCTCCCTTGACAGCGCTCCCGGCATCACCGACGTGGCCGAGCGGCTGCGCACCATCGGCGCCCAGCGCATCGCCCTGTCCCCGTGTGCCATAGGCCCCGAGATGGCCTCCGACCTCGCGAGCGACGCGGCGGCGGAGATCGGGGCCGACTGCGCCGACCTCCTGGGCGCGCACGGCCTCATCGCCGAACTCGCCGCCCGCGCCTACGGGAGCGTTCTGGCCGCAGACCGGCAGGTATGAGCCGCGGACCGGCGTGAGAGGTCCCCTCCGGCGGGTAATGAGAACTCGTACTCACCAGGGTAATGAGAACTCGTACTCACCAGAGGGGACCGACCATGCTGTTCGGAAAAGAACACGTTGACCGTTACCGTGCCACCGACGGTGCCGAAGGGCACGAGTGGCAGGGCACCACGGCTCTGATCCTGACCACGACGGGCCGCAAGAGCGGCGAGCAGCGGGACACCCCGCTCATCTACCAGCGCCACGGCGACGACTACCTCGTCGTGGCGTCCAAGGGCGGGGCCGACGCCCCGCCAAGCTGGTATCTCAACCTGCAGACCAACCCGGAGGTCGAGGTCCAGGTGCTGGGCGACCGGTTCAGAGCCCGGGCCCGCGTCGCCACCTCCGAGGAGAAGCCGGAACTCTGGCCGATCATGGCGGCTGCCTGGCCGGCCTACGACGAGTACCAGACGAAGACCGACCGCGATATCCCGGTGATCGTGCTGGAACGCGTCTCATCCTGATCCGGCACGCTCGCCGGCTCTCAGGCCTCCAGCCAGACGTAACCGGCGAAACGGCCGGTCGTCCGATCCCGGCGGTGGGAGAAAAGGCCGGGGGTCTCCATGGTGCAGCGCGTGTCGTGGGTGACCTCTCCGACGCCCGCCTTGGCGAGCTGCGAGGTGATGGCGGCGCGCAGGTCGAGGGCGGGGGTGTCCTGACGGGTGATCGACCACGCCTCGGGGAGGACGGCCGCGACC
It encodes:
- a CDS encoding sirohydrochlorin chelatase, coding for MSESSILPVRGRAVRPSGRHRRPVPSQLPPEAPALVLTTLGDATGAAAELAALIRGDHPQIEVHLAGLGEDGKALTAGLEAAARERPEDGVAAIVVPLLTGPHPVADRLIAATVAASGASVTVTEPLGPHPLLAEALHIRLAEKDLARADRMRLLNVSSPVDAVILATVGGENAAVEAQSTAVLLASRLTLPVLVASLDSAPGITDVAERLRTIGAQRIALSPCAIGPEMASDLASDAAAEIGADCADLLGAHGLIAELAARAYGSVLAADRQV
- a CDS encoding nitroreductase family deazaflavin-dependent oxidoreductase — encoded protein: MLFGKEHVDRYRATDGAEGHEWQGTTALILTTTGRKSGEQRDTPLIYQRHGDDYLVVASKGGADAPPSWYLNLQTNPEVEVQVLGDRFRARARVATSEEKPELWPIMAAAWPAYDEYQTKTDRDIPVIVLERVSS